In a genomic window of Occallatibacter riparius:
- the dnaB gene encoding replicative DNA helicase: MATFANPGYDPGLPAAVDAEKTILGAILLDNHAHSEAAEKLEADDFSLDSHKRIYQRMGDLLAEQRPVDIVTLANELAKFKEIEAVGGVAYLASLTEGLPRRPVIEEYIKIVKDKSLLRRLMMICSQAIARAADQSETALEVLGAAEAGLLEVSEKSISNGFQSLDQIVAGSFGSIDNLYKQSREVTGLATDFYELDRNTSGLQKGELVIIAARPSMGKTAFSVNICQNAAVNHGAVVAVFSLEMGKESLLRRMLSAQAWVDQRKLQTGFLGREDHDKLQKALNDLVESRLFIDDTAGISLAEMRAKARRLKQQNNGKLDLIMIDYLQLMSATLPSAGGKRYENRTQEVSAISRGLKALAKELDVPVVALSQLSRSSERRGDDKRPLLSDLRESGSIEQDADVVMFIHREAYYNRDEEMSESDRAKSEIIIAKQRNGPTGTIHLNFINKYTRFDNPAEAVPGE; this comes from the coding sequence ATGGCCACCTTTGCCAATCCCGGCTACGATCCCGGTCTGCCCGCGGCAGTCGATGCCGAGAAAACTATCCTCGGCGCCATTCTCCTCGACAACCATGCGCACTCTGAAGCCGCGGAGAAGCTCGAAGCCGACGATTTCTCGCTCGACTCGCACAAGCGCATTTACCAGCGCATGGGCGACCTGCTGGCTGAGCAGCGCCCCGTCGACATCGTCACCCTGGCCAACGAGCTCGCCAAGTTCAAGGAGATCGAGGCCGTCGGTGGCGTCGCCTACCTCGCGTCGCTGACGGAAGGCCTGCCGCGCCGGCCCGTGATCGAGGAATACATCAAGATCGTCAAGGACAAGAGCCTGCTGCGGCGGCTCATGATGATCTGCTCCCAGGCCATCGCCCGCGCGGCCGACCAGAGCGAGACCGCCCTCGAAGTCCTCGGCGCCGCCGAAGCCGGCCTGCTGGAAGTCAGCGAGAAGAGCATCTCCAACGGCTTCCAGAGTCTGGACCAGATCGTCGCTGGCTCCTTCGGGTCAATTGACAACCTGTACAAGCAGAGCCGCGAAGTCACCGGACTCGCTACTGACTTCTACGAGCTCGACCGGAACACCAGCGGCCTTCAAAAGGGTGAGCTCGTTATCATCGCTGCTCGTCCGTCGATGGGCAAAACCGCATTTTCGGTCAACATCTGCCAGAACGCAGCCGTGAACCACGGGGCGGTGGTGGCTGTCTTCTCGCTCGAAATGGGCAAAGAGTCGCTCCTGCGCCGTATGCTTTCTGCCCAGGCCTGGGTCGATCAGCGCAAGCTCCAGACCGGCTTCCTGGGCCGCGAAGATCACGACAAGCTGCAGAAGGCCCTCAATGACCTGGTCGAGTCGCGGCTGTTCATTGACGATACGGCCGGCATCTCGCTGGCCGAAATGCGCGCCAAGGCCCGCCGCCTCAAGCAGCAGAACAACGGCAAGCTCGATCTGATCATGATCGATTATCTGCAGCTCATGTCCGCCACGTTGCCCTCAGCCGGCGGCAAGCGCTACGAGAATCGCACGCAGGAAGTCTCCGCTATCTCGCGCGGACTCAAGGCCCTGGCCAAGGAACTCGACGTGCCGGTAGTTGCGCTGTCGCAGTTGTCGCGTTCCAGTGAGCGCCGCGGCGACGACAAGCGCCCTCTGCTTTCGGATCTCCGCGAATCCGGCTCCATCGAGCAGGACGCCGACGTGGTCATGTTCATCCACCGCGAGGCGTACTACAACCGCGACGAAGAGATGTCGGAGTCCGACCGCGCCAAGAGCGAAATCATCATCGCCAAGCAGCGTAATGGCCCTACCGGCACCATCCACCTCAACTTCATCAACAAATACACCCGGTTCGACAATCCCGCGGAGGCAGTGCCCGGCGAGTAG